One part of the Rutidosis leptorrhynchoides isolate AG116_Rl617_1_P2 chromosome 1, CSIRO_AGI_Rlap_v1, whole genome shotgun sequence genome encodes these proteins:
- the LOC139847421 gene encoding uncharacterized protein → MAKDNDDSGSSSTQISKLDFGDPLYLHPSDISSTLLITVKLKGTENYKSWSCAMELALQTKNKMGFINGTLKRSEDNEKELKETYDKIDGSVIFNLYQKLNSITQGGSSVSDYYHNLNSLWKQYDTMVQLPSCDLTSSKAFKDHTSLIKLMQFLMRLDDIYQPIKSNILTRDPLPSVNTAFSIISREESHRKSNMSGKKNTESSAFYTNTFKPNSNQQFKELKCTKFGKTNHTIDKCFEVIGYPTRSGNLKCTKCGMTNHTIDKCFEVVGYPNYLRKKGFGSNNNFKGNASKANNDIPRSSSSTPISLSNEQIMRLLSLLDDNGGVKPGVSNMAGNFENYNVFFNSQFDIFYKNNMISDNVESIHYGWIIDFGANQHMTNSINNFVSHTDVSDLNLTVSHPNGTKAKVSKIGNLKISNDIILKDVLVVLDYCVSLLSVHCLVRDNNLFVGFDDVACYIQDLVSKKTIVTGSQCGGLYFLTGNEKGIVGSSNITKVDKYSVDLWHCRLGHPAEQALMCDNGTEFVNSKVNDFVLSNGIVHQTSCAYTPQQNGLVERKHRHLLNVARAIMFQGGIPLRFWDECILTAVYLINKTPTSLLNGKCPFEIIYNRVPNLSHLRVFGCLAFSTILNNSDKFAERDVKFYETIFPFKIKKEDMQFEKCLSPINFFKEINKDNQNTQSPNDEGEDNEHQIEGSSDSMPVDDTYDSSSSDELDVNARSPSPTATLSDDNTNPEGNVLQNQEAPTYSFQPRRSQRNTSIPKKYTDFVLNSNVKYN, encoded by the exons ATGGCTAAAGATAATGATGATTCTGGTAGTAGTTCTACTCAGATTAGTAAACTGGACTTTGGGGACCCTCTTTATCTTCATCCAAGTGATATAAGTAGCACACTTTTAATTACTGTTAAACTTAAAGGGACTGAAAATTATAAATCCTGGTCTTGTGCAATGGAACTtgctttacaaactaaaaataaaatgggttttataaatggtACTTTAAAAAGAAGTGAAGATAATGAG AAAGAACTAAAAGAAACCTATGATAAAATTGATGGGTCTGTTATATTCAATTTATATCAAAAATTAAACTCAATCACACAAGGTGGTAGTTCTGTTTCAGATTactatcacaatttaaattctttATGGAAACAATATGATACCATGGTACAACTTCCTAGTTGTGACCTTACTTCATCTAAAGCTTTTAAAGATCACACCAGTTTAATAAAACTCATGCAATTTTTAATGAGATTAGATGATATTTACCAACCAATCAAAAGTAATATTCTTACCAGAGATCCACTGCCCTCAGTGAACACTGCTTTCTCAATTATTTCTAGAGAAGAATCACATAGAAAGTCTAATATGAGTGGTAAAAAGAATACTGAGTCATCTGCTTTCTACACTAATACATTTAAACCCAATTCTAATCAACAATTCAAAGAGTTAAAATGTACTAAGTTTGGTAAAACAAATCATACCATTGACAAATGCTTTGAAGTTATAGGGTATCCTACTAGGTCTGGAAATCTTAAATGTACCAAATGTGGTATGACTAATCATACTAttgataaatgttttgaagtagtagGTTACCCTAACTATCTCAGGAAAAAGGGTTTTGGATCCAATAACAATTTTAAGGGAAATGCAAGTAAAGCTAATAATGACATCCCAAGGAGTAGCTCTTCTACTCCTATTTCTTTAAGTAATGAACAGATAATGAGATTGTTGAGTCTTTTGGATGATAATGGTGGTGTTAAGCCTGGTGTTTCCAATATGGCAGGTAATTTTGAGAATTATAATGTGTTTTTCAACTCTCAATttgatattttttataaaaataatatgattAGTGATAATGTTGAGAGTATTCATTATGGATGGATCATTGATTTTGGAGCTAACCAACACATGACAAATTCTATTAATAATTTTGTGTCACATACTGATGTGAGTGACTTGAATTTAACTGTTTCTCATCCAAATGGGACCAAAGCTAAAGTTAGTAAAATTGGTAATCTTAAAATTTCAAATGACATTATTCTGAAAGATGTTTTGGTTGTTCTAGATTATTGTGTGAGTCTTTTATCTGTTCATTGTTTGGTTAGGGATAACAACTTGTTTGTTGGTTTTGATGATGTTGCTTGTTATATCCAGGACTTGGTGTCCAAGAAGACCATTGTGACTGGTAGTCAATGTGGTGGTTTATATTTTCTTACTGGAAATGAAAAAGGTATTGTTGGTAGTTCCAACATAACCAAAGTTGATAAGTATTCTGTTGATCTTTGGCATTGTAGGCTGGGTCACCCAGCTGAGCAAGCTTTAAT GTgtgataatggtacagaatttgtAAATTCAAAAGTTAATGACTTTGTTTTAAGTAATGGTATTGTTCACCAAACATCATGTGCCTACACTCCTCAACAGAATGGGTTAGTTGAAAGGAAACATAGGCACTTGCTAAATGTTGCAAGAGCTATTATGTTTCAAGGGGGGATTCCTCTTAGGTTTTGGGATGAATGTATTCTAACTGCTGTGTATTTGATTAACAAGACCCCTACATCTTTGCTAAATGGAAAATGTCCATTTGAGATTATATATAATAGAGTTCCTAATCTTTCCCATTTAAGGGTGTTTGGTTGTCTTGCTTTCTCAACTATTTTAAATAACTCAGATAAGTTTGCTGAAAG AGATGTCAAGTTTTATGAAACCATTTTTCCTTTTAAAATCAAAAAAGAGGATATGCAGTTTGAAAAATGTTTAAGTCCAATCAATTTTTTTAAAGAAATAAATAAAGACAATCAAAATACTCAAAGCCCCAATGATGAAGGGGAAGATAATGAACATCAAATTGAAGGTAGTAGTGACTCAATGCCTGTTGATGACACATATGATTCATCTAGTTCAGATGAATTAGATGTGAATGCCAGGTCACCAAGTCCTACAGCAACACTTAGTGATGACAATACTAACCCTGAGGGCAATGTTTTACAAAATCAAGAAGCGCCAACTTATTCTTTTCAACCCAGAAGATCTCAAAGGAACACTTCCATACCAAAGAAATATACTGATTTTGTTCTTAATAGTAATGTAAAGTAtaattga